The genomic interval gatcactaccaaatcaaatgtaagcctccgcaggtctagtcacaagtagcccaaatataaatagtgctaatatTTCTTCCTTTCCTCTAGCACCGTGTTTTCTTTTAATCTactgcgtttcagtatgtatcactcagcattctattgaaatcggcatgttcctatcgcatactaggtaagaatttaatgtctcgaaaagaagAATGGAAAgtagcgaaaaggagtaaattcagcgggttgtatttaacgaactgtagctagttttcttatataaacgTTAACAccaccttttctttttgtttttctaaagtagctatatagttctttatgggaatataaatctctgaaaatctgatatgctagaaaatgtcgaaaaaccgttataaagtaagtggattttatatgaaatagagaacagccggatttagtggcgTTCAGCCTATTTGATAACCCGATAGTCTAGATTACCTGCTACCCTTAACTGCTACACTGGGAACCAGGCTACAGGTTCTTGCGAACTTtggtcaaagggaaataactaacagggcctttgattggttgaaaaagtatatgtatttcgagacaaatatttaagatgtaaagtggtctctcattggtgaaatatctgttgaatatgtttgaaaactgttttatttcttaaattgaagttctaagccatgattaatggaggaaaaaatatttgaagtgtattttgtttgaaaattttgcttcttttagtgatttggtattttcatgaaatgtaaacaaaaattcactgCCGGACTGGGGGCTACTGACTTGCGGGTgaaaaaagtgcacaaaaatgatggtcaacatgtatatttctggctgtttccttttaggtcttgaatagttctttcagcctgggtaggtggcatcaaaagtttaaatgttaggaaagggctataacccaaaacattacaatgtaagtctatgggaaaactgtTACTTTCCTTTGACCTAAAGGGCACCCTGAATTGCTATATTGCCATGCCATGTGGGTGGCTGTAAACAGAGAAATACACGatgaatgtgttttatttgcatgaTAGTGTCtggtttaaaacttttaaaacataaaacgtgTCTTCACatagatttttcatgaaaatttatcataaaaatgggATTACTACTGGAACTGGTGTGATGGAGAGGTACTTTTCTGCCTCAGAAAGCTATATTGCAGCGTATATGTTGttctatacatatttatatgatttCGACTGAATTTAAAGCTTATATATGCACAATTGTGAACACAGTAAGCAATAACTGGAACCAGATAGGTCTGTGTAAATCGGAAATCCGAGAAATGAATATTATTTggcaaaaagaatgaaaatagcgttcttttttataaaaaaaaagtataagcCCAGTGAATGTCTGAAATGATACAGCTGGACCTTGATCTTGATCATTCTCATACATTTTGtgttaatttgcataaaatttagacAAATCTGTATTTGAAACAGTCGCTGGTgtcaattttactttattttctgtactattttcgaaaaatgaaaacagtatctctttcaaatgtttatttgaaCGGTAAATAGGGggctttaaagttaaaataactgctgatttattgaaatatagtcaCGTAATTGCGTTAGCACATCGCTTATTATGTGAGAAATACGGAATGAACGATATTTCACCATAAAGGGAAACAATTTATCAATCGCGATTGACAATAGATGATAATACGAatctgaattacctccctttaatagcaAAATGCTTATTTTTTGCCTATTTTTATGATGTCCCGTTTATTTTGAGTgacttaaatgacatttttcgtTAGATTGTGTTAAAACATTGACAAAAATGCATGGTGCTTCCGCtgtaatgcattttttcttttacagaaactgaaaaagGCATTAAAAATAGTGTTCATCTGAGAATTTTCCTACTTTTATCCTTAATCTTCGGGACTACATGAggatttatgtcattttttttttgccagtcTGGTAAAACGTTAATATCTAAGAGTGACATTACACTTTTAACAAGTTCTGCACCTCATATTTTCTAATACAGGCTGTAGAATGTAGCAACAGCAGTCAAATTCCTACAATTTCTGGACGTCATGTGCTTATTTTGACTGCTCCCCGGGGTCCGTTTAACATATATATAGATTtcaatttattaattttcttgactGTACCACTTATTGCTATATATTCGTTCAGTTTTGATTACACTCTTGCATCCTAAAGTTGTCTGATAGGCGCATAAGGTGCAAAATCTATGAAAACACGCGATTTTGGTGGTGGTTGGGGTAAGAAATAGACCCAACGTCGACATAAATATCAGCGTATTCATGAAATATACACGCAAGCAATTAGACGGGACATTTATTAGTACGCATTCCTCATTTGAACCATATGGGTAAAATAATAGGAGTACGGTGACTGAAGTATCATGGATTTCTTGATTCAAGTGAAATATTATCTCTATCTCAGAATGCAGGCAGGTCCCGCCACCAAAATTCCGTCAGCGATTTTCAGCATATAGGTATCCGAGTAAAAAGGTAATCATATCTCAGTtcgtaaatgtttgttttatcattctgagcaatattttgttcatataaaaagaaaaaagtatctCTTTAAGTAgggtagtgaatagtttctttgtctCATATTTCATGTAGtaaatggatttttttaaaacatgttaaattgtaacaaaataaagGTTTTATGATCGCGACCTGTGCGTTTCGTTTTATTAGGTTAACATTTGGAGGGGGCGGGGGAGGATGGGTGGTGGGGAAGTGTCAAGTAAAAGTATGTAAAGCCTGACTTACCTATGGTATGGATAATGGAAGAGTTTAAATAATATAGTCGCAGTGGCATATATATCATAATAGAGTGAAGAAACGTACTTTCAACTTTGTGTAATTAAGTTTTACCCGTTTCCTGGTTTGAATTGCACAGAGAAATATGGCACGCTTTACAGCAGGGATATTTATGCTTCTAAGTTTAGTTAATCGATATCTGTCAGAAGAAATTCCAAGTGTAACTACAGGGTTAGGGACAATACTAGGGGAAACTAAAAGTGTGACCTTTCAGCGGAAACCGTATGAAGTTGACAGATATCTTGGTATCCCTTATGCTAAGCCGCCAACTGGAGAACTGAGATTCAAAAAGCCGGAGCCGTATGGTCCATATAAGCTTTGGACTAGCATGTCCGCAATCGTTTGTGCTTAAATTCTTACCTGAAGAAAAAACATCagaagattgtttttttttttgaacatttaTGTACCACGACAGGAACCTGACCAGAGATCAGGCCACGCGGTTATGTTCTTTATTCACGGCGGCGGATTTACAATGGGTTCAGGAACTATGCATGATGGAGGAGTCCTTTCTTCTGTAGGAAATGTTATTGTAGTCACCATCAATTACAGGCTGGGATTGCTTGGATTTTTAGACATTGACAATGCAAAATCATCAGGTAATTTTGGCCTTTTTGACCAACGTTTGGCCCTACAGTGGGTCAACAAAAATATCGGTGCGTTTGGAGGGAATAAAGATAGGGTGACCATATTTGGAGAATCCGCAGGAGCTATTAGCGTTTCTCAGCATATGATTTATCCACCAAATGGTGGACTTTTCACAAGTGGTATTACTCAAAGTGGGGTTTTAACGATGCCGGGACTGTATCACGATAATAACATGAATGTTGCGAAATATTATGCCGAGAACATGGGTTGTAGTGTTGAAAATGTTGATGAAGTTTTCACTTGTCTCAAATCAGCAGCACCTGAAAGTATAATCAAAGTTGTTTCAGACACAATGGCATCCGGTGGCTTGGCAGCTGATGCACTTGTCGGTACTACTCCCACAATTGATGGAGAATTTATCAAAACTAGCCCTGCTGACTTGTATGCGAAAGCACAAAATGAAGACTGTAAGGAAATCAACTTCTTCCGCTCTATTAAACTAATGAATGGCGTAAATGGTAGAGAAGGCACAATGTTTTTTATGATGCTCGGAAATCCAGATTTAGACAACCTTGAGATACCTCGAGAACTAATGAATACACAGTTAATTCCCAGTGCTATAGCAATGGTATATGGTAAAAGAGCAGCACCAAACGCTTTGAAACAGATTTTAATTGCTGAATATACGGACTGGGAAAATCCTGATGACACTAAAACACTGCGTGAACAACTAGTGCGGCTATTTAGTGATATTTATTTCAATGTCCCTTCAATAGAAATGAGTCGCGTTCATTCAAATGCGTCTGGTGTTGATAGTTACATCTACAATTTTGTTGCTCTTCTGGACAAACATGCACTTCCAACACCAAACTGGATCAACATGGCAACCACGGGGACGAAGTGATACCTATATTTGGCTACAACTTCGATTACAATGTTATGATGCATATACCTGATTACACAGCTCCAGAGTGGGAGCTTGAGTTATCACGACGAATGATGACATATTGGGCAAAAACAGGGTAcatttttctcatcattttctcTCAGATGTTACAAATGCACAATTATCATATATCATTGCATTTAGCACATAGGGTTCCATAATACTGTTTTATTTACCATGTAAGGATGCGGAGACAGTTACGTATAGTATAATTGTGTTTTTTCTCTATCTCCTCTTTTATTCTTTCTGCTTTCTCTCATAGACTAAAGACATATAaactgtatgttttttttttctgtcagtgTTTGAATTTATTTGTCTTATTTTGTTACTGCATTATCAGTCTCGCAAAATGAAAGGGTCCCGATATCCCCCTTGCTATACTACTTTTAATTGTGTAAATGGTGCAAGTTGAACGAAATAAAAAGggtattgttataaaaaaataaccataaatATCATGATACATTGGCATTGAAGTTTTCTTAGTATCATACTTATAAAGATTTGTTTGGTCATAAAAAACATATTCTTCTTTACGCATAGTgttatcaggaaggtctaattcAGTTGTTCCAGGTGTTATTTTTTGTTCGTTATGTATATTTCAGTGATCCGAATAATGTAGCATCTACTGTTGTTTGGCCAAAATATGACTATAAATCCCAGACCTACATCAAGTTTGACAGAGAGGATTCTATTGGGCAATACCTGTTTGCAAGAGAAGCTAACATTTGGAAGTTGGCATCATCCTTGTTCGATGCTACGGAGCATGCGCAGACTGTTACATCACAGTATGGcagcaaagaaaaacaaacatgcgAAAAAGACGGCACATGTGGatgaataacataaaatattgtgGATTGTCAAAAGTACATTTAATAGTTAATCATATTATACTGTTAGATAACAATTCGAGATTTTATTTTAGGTGTACGTCTTCTGTTTTGTCCCAACTGTATGAATTAGATCTACCAGCCGTTCTTGAAGATTTTAATCTCGGTTTAGTAAATatttcttcaattttcattttcgtatagatttgttttatcacatgtttgacgtcgcgggagtgaaataaaatcattacataaaataaaattgacgaCGTCGACATCGTTCAAAGTATGTGAGAAgctggtcaaattgacttgtttaagaagtagaatttttgatgtttcggcaagaaaagctaacatgtgataaaaagaatatcatatttgtgactttccacattgaatttattaaactcgtcgaataaaattgatgaaatgttcgacagagcctcacattttattatttcattcaactcgtttgataaatttaatatgaaacacGCTCATGTAATATTGTCCATAAATCATGAAAAGTGTATGTAAATAATGTTGATATGTAATGCCGTTAGATATCTTGTTAGACTCTAATAATGCTTTTGTTATTAATGATTGTGGTCACATGATTTTTTTCGTAAACTACTGCGTGTTGTTACGTCATAGTTGTTTAGAGGTCGTTTAATACACACGCAATTAACATTATGTTTATTCTTTAACACCACGCACCTGTCCCCGTTACAAACTTTCATTCCGCAAATGCTGTAGATTAATTGCATTGCTAacgaggacatgtttgaagaaatatcagaTCTCGACGTTTTAATTGTTCAGTTAAGATGTCCCACTTTTTAGTGAAATATATTAGTACAGTAATTGATAAAACATCTCTTTTGCATACGTATACTTgaaagtcaaaataaatatttcacaattgtCATTCATACAATAATAACTAGCTCTAGTGCAGACGCTCATTCTTATCTAGTTACTAGAAATCTTCACCATGCTCAAATGCAGATGATATCATACAACTACAATGTAGTATATTAAATACTATCGGAAATTGGTTCATGcaaataaaatttttcttttatattatacAACAATCCCTTTTTTAGCCGACAAAAGTTGGTGACTGCCATCGAGACAATACTCTACCGTGTAGTCGATTCCAGCATCACCAAATTTTGCTTACCAACTTTAGATTACTGTTCAAGTGTCTcttattctataccatattacaCCATGTACCACATAGTCAAATGCCGTAATAAAGTCAATAAAAGCTAGCTACAAAAAGTTATCTCTTATTTTCGAAAAAGTGTATCATTGATCTAACcgtgcaaaaaaaaacatatcgtAATTGTGCTTATGTCTTTTAATAATCATAATATGCCTATGCTGTTGTCGGGTCGCCAGTTATCATTCAGTAAGATAGTGATTACAACATTCCGACAAAGAACTAATTCATCGTGTGTAGACAAGTCTCTGATGgaatagaaaaaagaaatttgaaaagaaaaatatcttcttgtccagaTGCTTTGCAGAACTAATCTTCACATTGCCATCAacgtttttcatatatttaattatgACATGCATGTATGTGATTAAAATACGGAGTAAGGTGGTGGGGGTTCACTTTGTGTCTGTTGTGTAGATATATTCGGTGTTCCTTCCTCTTCATATGCCGGCGGAGCAGCGCCTTCTGCGTCGTAAGGTGGGGGTTCTGGTGGAGCAGACGGTACAGGGTGTCGGAATATTGGAATGAACCGCCGGATATACAAAAATATCAACCCGCCTTCTTCATTGCTATTTTCCCGACCTAAAGGCTGATCTCCATTTGAATTACCATTTCCGGTTGTGGGCGTGTTGCCCCTGACCGGATTGTTAATTGTATTACTTGAAGAGGTCGAACTTGCGCCTAGCTCTGTACTCTGTGGCGTTGTTTGTCCGATCGTTTGCGAATGTCTTTGGGACGGAGGGGAATAGGCATTATGAAGTATAACAAGGTTCCTTATTGCTCTTGTGCGAGTTTTAGCTTGTCTCCTCGCAGTTACACATTTAATGAGACATGTCCTGAAAACAAATTTAGAATAACAGTACCAGACACTAAACAGAGTACAAAAACTACATATTTTGGGTCCTGGAAGTTAAGGTAATACAATTATGCGCAAGTGGATTTTGCAGACAAGCTCatgtaaatactgtgaaatcattaatattcgtgggggactaattttcgtcgATTTCGTGGTTgactcaatccacgaaatttaatcccaacgaacaagtaaaattccctttcattttatattcaaaagttgaaatccacgaattcatatccccacgaaattgccgttttgaccaaaaccatgaaatttcatgcccacgaaatttaatgattttacagtagctgGACGTTCTTTGTCCACTCGCTTAATCAGCCAGGAGTTTATTTGacattacttttatttcattgtatgttTTGCAGGCAGATGAAATAAGTGGTTAAGCAGTTTCTGTCCGCATTGTATTTCCGGTTTATAATTATAAAGCGCTTACCAACAACAAACCAGTAAAAACGCAGACCCTATTATAACTGCCATTATTATTCCAAATATTGCTGCAGATCCCAACGTATCAGCCCCAGGGTCACGTGGCGTCGGATCGCTTGTTGTCACGCGAGGATACACGTTCTGAACATTGAAGTTAAACAGTAAATCAGGCTTGAACGTTGTAGGTTTTATCCGACGTCTTGTAGACGGTGGTATTGCGCCAGGCATAGTTGGGAACTCAGCGTGAAAGTGTATCTTTGTTGTATGttctaaattaaaacaaaatataacttgCATAACAATGTGTTTTCATGATTTCTTGCACGATTTCTGACACTTTAAATCAACATTTCCCATGATGTAAAATAGTGCTAATTTCCGCCtactttacaaataaaatgtttctatGTAACTTGCGCATAGATACACCTTACTCACTGCACCActtggttttttttattattataaacaaaacaattacgcATGACCCTGAGGACAGACAACAAGCGATATTTAAGTTCAGCCTTTGTTTAACACACCGCAAATGTTTAATAGAAAATGAAACAAGTTGTCTTAGGAGCCGggtgttttttagctcacctgtcacgaagtgacaaagtgagctactgtgaccgcttgatgtcagtcgtccgtcgtgcgccgtccgtcaacaatttctaaacaaatcttcttcttgaaaaccactaggcagaattaagctaaacttcacaggaatgatccttaggtggtcccctttcaaaagtgttcaaagaattgaattccatgcagaactctggttgccatggtaaccgaaaggaaaaactttgaaaatcttcttgtccaaaaccacagggtctagggctttgatatctggtgtgtggcatcatccagtggtcctctaccaatattgttcaattatccccctagtgtcaaatatggccccgccccgggggtcacatggttttaaattttaatatatatatacttatatagggaaaactttgaaaaacttcttgtacaaaatcacatggcctagggctttgatatttggtatgtagcatcatctagtggtcctctaccaagattattcaaattatccccctaggatcaaatatcgcccgccccggggatcacgtggtttatatagacttatatttaaaaaagtttaaaaatcttcttgtctgaaaccacaacacttagacctttgatatttggtttgtagcattgtcttatggtccttaaccaaaattgttcaaattatacaccttggatgaaaagaggccctgccctgggggtcccaagttttatatagacttatataagaaaaagctttaaaaatcttcttgtctgaaaccatatgacctaagctttcgatatttggtatgatgcattgtctagtagtcctctaccaaaattgttcaaattatgccactggggttaaaagaggtcccgccctggggtcacttagttattatgtgagttatataggaaaaatacttgaaaaatcaTCTAATCcaatttccaagactgtttaattataattacctgatgaccccaagtggtatgatgtcacttgactgtgaccttgacctactgacctactttcttgtttttaagacacagccttgaaattttgatgacatacacagttttgcacacaaatcgtaaaactacCTTTtttttgaccatgaatgtgacctactgactttcttaatattttatcatcagtttgacatttgaaacatgtagctcatattactcaggtgagcgatccagggtcatcatgaccctcttgttgaagtACATGTATGACTGTAACAAGTGTAACTTTTCATTAAGTGTGCTGAGGGAGTAAGATTCAATCATTCACAGTTCTTCTGTTCAAATTTACTGATTGATCCAAGACGTAGTTCCTATTTCCACTTGCACTTTATGTGtgcataattatgttatattcGTGGTGTTTACCTTCCTCTAACTTCTctcgcacacacaaacacacacatttcatttacaacatgtacaatgtatatatgcaAAAAGGCATACAGCTGAACGCTTAGTAGCACATTTAAACGACGCGTTGGAAATAAACGCCCGTAAACAGAAAATGGCGTCATCACaagtcattttttgtttgtttgggtttaacgccgtttttcaacagtatttcagttatgtaacggcgggcagttaacctaaccagtgttcctggattctgtacaagttcAAACCTGTTcgccacaagtaactgccaactttcacacatgaatcagaggtagaggacgaatgatttcagacacaatgtcttttatcaaatcgtcacggagcgcatacgcctcgcccagggatcgaattcacgaccccgcgatccgtagatctgcgctctccgtactgagctaagcgggcctGCAAAGACCTTTAAAACACAACGTGACATGTCGGTCagtttgaatcaagaaatatactattagGAACAATGAACTATTATCAAAGTATGGCGGTTCCAGATAGCTTAAATTCACTCCGGTGAGTAAGAAGTGACGACTCTGTTATTGTGAGCATTGTCCCCAGATACTATATAGTAGTCTGCTTTGATTTCAGAATCTATCTAAAGGATACGTagagctatttttgaacaaacatttgTAAATTCGAACACGAAACAAAAATGTGCAGCTGCACTTTTGTTCCTgtaataaaaatagttttaaaatgtctgtgaaattaaaaatgataaggAGTACTTTGCTTAATTTGACATGATCTGAATGTTTACACTGCATGCGCTTATTGAAATACAATATTTGTAATACTAAAGTAAACACGTATACCCACGTAAGTAAGAAGTCACAACTATCTATGTACTTACTAGTTGCAGTACACGGCTGTTCACCAGTCCAGGTCTCCCAACGTCCAGATAGTCTACTACAGAACACTTCATTGATGAAAAGTGGCTTTTCATAGCCATCAAAACATACATAGGGACAAGTTGTTAGTAAATCACGGCTACAATGGCTGCTTTGATGAACACGGCCATGTGGAACAGTTTTCCTCGTTTTGCAGTCATTCCAGTCTGCAAAAGACACAATAAAATATGCATGTCACCGGGCAAGAAGGAAATTCAACTCACAGGTACTCGTACATCTGACCCCGGAATACCGTTCTAACCCTCAACCCATTAAGCTACTGATCagcttaaaaaaaatcttcccgCTTTTTTATGATGTGACATATTTCCCCGCCATGCTGAAATTTGTCCACAATTTTCAAATGGGAAAACATGGTCTCGGAGTATATAAGTTTAATTTGGTCGCTAAATGTTAGCTGTGCAAAGTGTGCAACCGGACCATGACCCGAACCCGTGGCTCCTGAATACCATTTTGGTGCTCAAATTGCTGGTAATACATTATATCTCCATAATTTAACGCTGAGGTTCTATAATATGGCATGCACACAAATTTTCTAGATAACAGCATGTGATATgttaagtctatttttagaataactaacatttttttttgtgtcataATGTGTTTTGataacattaaaatatcaaatatgcatTCAT from Mercenaria mercenaria strain notata chromosome 2, MADL_Memer_1, whole genome shotgun sequence carries:
- the LOC123562070 gene encoding cholinesterase-like gives rise to the protein MFFIHGGGFTMGSGTMHDGGVLSSVGNVIVVTINYRLGLLGFLDIDNAKSSGNFGLFDQRLALQWVNKNIGAFGGNKDRVTIFGESAGAISVSQHMIYPPNGGLFTSGITQSGVLTMPGLYHDNNMNVAKYYAENMGCSVENVDEVFTCLKSAAPESIIKVVSDTMASGGLAADALVGTTPTIDGEFIKTSPADLYAKAQNEDCKEINFFRSIKLMNGVNGREGTMFFMMLGNPDLDNLEIPRELMNTQLIPSAIAMVYGKRAAPNALKQILIAEYTDWENPDDTKTLREQLVRLFSDIYFNVPSIEMSRVHSNASGVDSYIYNFVALLDKHALPTPNWINMATTGTK
- the LOC123563601 gene encoding uncharacterized protein LOC123563601 isoform X2; the protein is MDYFSNWNDCKTRKTVPHGRVHQSSHCSRDLLTTCPYVCFDGYEKPLFINEVFCSRLSGRWETWTGEQPCTATKHTTKIHFHAEFPTMPGAIPPSTRRRIKPTTFKPDLLFNFNVQNVYPRVTTSDPTPRDPGADTLGSAAIFGIIMAVIIGSAFLLVCCWTCLIKCVTARRQAKTRTRAIRNLVILHNAYSPPSQRHSQTIGQTTPQSTELGASSTSSSNTINNPVRGNTPTTGNGNSNGDQPLGRENSNEEGGLIFLYIRRFIPIFRHPVPSAPPEPPPYDAEGAAPPAYEEEGTPNISTQQTQSEPPPPYSVF
- the LOC123563601 gene encoding uncharacterized protein LOC123563601 isoform X1, with product MALKTAVTLVTGIFAFMVRCYLRDWNDCKTRKTVPHGRVHQSSHCSRDLLTTCPYVCFDGYEKPLFINEVFCSRLSGRWETWTGEQPCTATKHTTKIHFHAEFPTMPGAIPPSTRRRIKPTTFKPDLLFNFNVQNVYPRVTTSDPTPRDPGADTLGSAAIFGIIMAVIIGSAFLLVCCWTCLIKCVTARRQAKTRTRAIRNLVILHNAYSPPSQRHSQTIGQTTPQSTELGASSTSSSNTINNPVRGNTPTTGNGNSNGDQPLGRENSNEEGGLIFLYIRRFIPIFRHPVPSAPPEPPPYDAEGAAPPAYEEEGTPNISTQQTQSEPPPPYSVF